A stretch of the Aphis gossypii isolate Hap1 chromosome 2, ASM2018417v2, whole genome shotgun sequence genome encodes the following:
- the LOC114122970 gene encoding zinc finger protein 160-like isoform X1 — translation MDTNHSLSTTRVNTMDNIKHDRSGNHGSLINNLSHMPTFGLPASAYELNSSSRLTIRFDREMFNSSLFESEIEISPAFRFNRNDLFRPSHFDFSHRSSTLLNGQFCTPKEIVQNLDTKKHLHEFGSKKTEVKAKLFKCDVCKKSFSSSGGLTVHYRTHTGNKPFKCDLCNKTFSNSSHYNYHMRVHSGDKPFKCHVCNKEYSCANGILYHQRTHHFLQDTKPLKCDVCDKLFSSIGGLTVHYRSHTGDRPFKCEVCFKTFTSSSHCKYHQKTHSQLITKKTLKCDVCNKLFSSSGGLVVHYRMHTGDRPFKCEVCFKSFTSSSHFKYHQKSHVISNDKKTLKCDVCDKLFSSAGGLVVHYRTHTGHRPFKCDICLKSFTSSSHFKYHQKTHMVNV, via the exons ATGGATACCAATCATTCATTGTCAACAACGCGGGTCAATACCATGGACAACATCAAACATGATCGTTCTGGAAACCATGGGTCCCTGATTAACAATTTaag TCATATGCCAACATTTGGTCTACCAGCTAGTGCCTATGAATTAAATTCCAGTTCAAGATTAACTATAAGATTTGATAGAGAAATGTTCAACAGTAGTCTATTTGAGAGTGAAATAGAAATCAGTCCTGCATTTCGATTTAATAGAAATGATTTATTCAGACCTTCCCa tttTGATTTCAGTCATAGAAGTAGCACATTATTAAATGGACAATTCTGTACACCCAAAgaaatagttcaaaatttaGATACAAAAAAGCATTTACATGAGTTTGGGTCGAAAAAAACTGAGGTCAAAGCCAAACTGTTTAAATGTGATGTGTGCAAAAAATCATTCTCTAGTTCTGGTGGATTGACTGTCCATTACAGAACACATACAGGTAACAAACCTTTCAAGTgtgatttatgtaataaaacttTCTCAAATTCAAGTCATTACAATTACCACATGCGTGTACATTCAGGAGATAAACCATTTAAATGTCATGTGTGCAACAAAGAATATTCTTGTGCTAATGGTATCTTATACCATCAGAGAACCCATCACTTTTTACAAGATACTAAACCGTTAAAATGTGATGTATGTGACAAACTGTTCTCCAGCATTGGTGGTCTGACTGTTCACTATCGCTCTCATACTGGTGACCGCCCATTTAAGTGTGAAGtgtgttttaaaacatttactaGTTCCAGTCACTGCAAGTATCATCAGAAGACTCATTCACAgttgattacaaaaaaaacctTGAAATGTGATGTTTGTAACAAATTGTTCTCCAGTTCAGGTGGCCTTGTAGTTCATTACAGAATGCATACTGGTGATCGTCCATTCAAGTGTGAAGTTTGTTTCAAATCATTTACGAGTTCCAGTCATTTCAAGTATCACCAAAAATCGCATGTGAtttcaaatgataaaaaaacattgaagtgTGATGTAtgcgataaattattttctagtgCTGGTGGTCTAGTCGTTCATTATCGTACACATACTGGTCACAGACCATTCAAATGTGACATTTGCTTAAAATCTTTTACTAGCTCAAGTCACTTCAAATATCACCAAAAAACCCACATGGTTAATGTCTAA
- the LOC114122970 gene encoding zinc finger protein 239-like isoform X4, producing MPTFGLPASAYELNSSSRLTIRFDREMFNSSLFESEIEISPAFRFNRNDLFRPSHFDFSHRSSTLLNGQFCTPKEIVQNLDTKKHLHEFGSKKTEVKAKLFKCDVCKKSFSSSGGLTVHYRTHTGNKPFKCDLCNKTFSNSSHYNYHMRVHSGDKPFKCHVCNKEYSCANGILYHQRTHHFLQDTKPLKCDVCDKLFSSIGGLTVHYRSHTGDRPFKCEVCFKTFTSSSHCKYHQKTHSQLITKKTLKCDVCNKLFSSSGGLVVHYRMHTGDRPFKCEVCFKSFTSSSHFKYHQKSHVISNDKKTLKCDVCDKLFSSAGGLVVHYRTHTGHRPFKCDICLKSFTSSSHFKYHQKTHMVNV from the exons ATGCCAACATTTGGTCTACCAGCTAGTGCCTATGAATTAAATTCCAGTTCAAGATTAACTATAAGATTTGATAGAGAAATGTTCAACAGTAGTCTATTTGAGAGTGAAATAGAAATCAGTCCTGCATTTCGATTTAATAGAAATGATTTATTCAGACCTTCCCa tttTGATTTCAGTCATAGAAGTAGCACATTATTAAATGGACAATTCTGTACACCCAAAgaaatagttcaaaatttaGATACAAAAAAGCATTTACATGAGTTTGGGTCGAAAAAAACTGAGGTCAAAGCCAAACTGTTTAAATGTGATGTGTGCAAAAAATCATTCTCTAGTTCTGGTGGATTGACTGTCCATTACAGAACACATACAGGTAACAAACCTTTCAAGTgtgatttatgtaataaaacttTCTCAAATTCAAGTCATTACAATTACCACATGCGTGTACATTCAGGAGATAAACCATTTAAATGTCATGTGTGCAACAAAGAATATTCTTGTGCTAATGGTATCTTATACCATCAGAGAACCCATCACTTTTTACAAGATACTAAACCGTTAAAATGTGATGTATGTGACAAACTGTTCTCCAGCATTGGTGGTCTGACTGTTCACTATCGCTCTCATACTGGTGACCGCCCATTTAAGTGTGAAGtgtgttttaaaacatttactaGTTCCAGTCACTGCAAGTATCATCAGAAGACTCATTCACAgttgattacaaaaaaaacctTGAAATGTGATGTTTGTAACAAATTGTTCTCCAGTTCAGGTGGCCTTGTAGTTCATTACAGAATGCATACTGGTGATCGTCCATTCAAGTGTGAAGTTTGTTTCAAATCATTTACGAGTTCCAGTCATTTCAAGTATCACCAAAAATCGCATGTGAtttcaaatgataaaaaaacattgaagtgTGATGTAtgcgataaattattttctagtgCTGGTGGTCTAGTCGTTCATTATCGTACACATACTGGTCACAGACCATTCAAATGTGACATTTGCTTAAAATCTTTTACTAGCTCAAGTCACTTCAAATATCACCAAAAAACCCACATGGTTAATGTCTAA
- the LOC114122970 gene encoding zinc finger protein 235-like isoform X3, with protein MDTNHSLSTTRVNTMDNIKHDRSGNHGSLINNLSHMPTFGLPASAYELNSSSRLTIRFDREMFNSSLFESEIEISPAFRFNRNDLFRPSHFDFSHRSSTLLNGQFCTPKEIVQNLDTKKHLHEFGSKKTEVKAKLFKCDVCKKSFSSSGGLTVHYRTHTGDKPFKCHVCNKEYSCANGILYHQRTHHFLQDTKPLKCDVCDKLFSSIGGLTVHYRSHTGDRPFKCEVCFKTFTSSSHCKYHQKTHSQLITKKTLKCDVCNKLFSSSGGLVVHYRMHTGDRPFKCEVCFKSFTSSSHFKYHQKSHVISNDKKTLKCDVCDKLFSSAGGLVVHYRTHTGHRPFKCDICLKSFTSSSHFKYHQKTHMVNV; from the exons ATGGATACCAATCATTCATTGTCAACAACGCGGGTCAATACCATGGACAACATCAAACATGATCGTTCTGGAAACCATGGGTCCCTGATTAACAATTTaag TCATATGCCAACATTTGGTCTACCAGCTAGTGCCTATGAATTAAATTCCAGTTCAAGATTAACTATAAGATTTGATAGAGAAATGTTCAACAGTAGTCTATTTGAGAGTGAAATAGAAATCAGTCCTGCATTTCGATTTAATAGAAATGATTTATTCAGACCTTCCCa tttTGATTTCAGTCATAGAAGTAGCACATTATTAAATGGACAATTCTGTACACCCAAAgaaatagttcaaaatttaGATACAAAAAAGCATTTACATGAGTTTGGGTCGAAAAAAACTGAGGTCAAAGCCAAACTGTTTAAATGTGATGTGTGCAAAAAATCATTCTCTAGTTCTGGTGGATTGACTGTCCATTACAGAACACATACAG GAGATAAACCATTTAAATGTCATGTGTGCAACAAAGAATATTCTTGTGCTAATGGTATCTTATACCATCAGAGAACCCATCACTTTTTACAAGATACTAAACCGTTAAAATGTGATGTATGTGACAAACTGTTCTCCAGCATTGGTGGTCTGACTGTTCACTATCGCTCTCATACTGGTGACCGCCCATTTAAGTGTGAAGtgtgttttaaaacatttactaGTTCCAGTCACTGCAAGTATCATCAGAAGACTCATTCACAgttgattacaaaaaaaacctTGAAATGTGATGTTTGTAACAAATTGTTCTCCAGTTCAGGTGGCCTTGTAGTTCATTACAGAATGCATACTGGTGATCGTCCATTCAAGTGTGAAGTTTGTTTCAAATCATTTACGAGTTCCAGTCATTTCAAGTATCACCAAAAATCGCATGTGAtttcaaatgataaaaaaacattgaagtgTGATGTAtgcgataaattattttctagtgCTGGTGGTCTAGTCGTTCATTATCGTACACATACTGGTCACAGACCATTCAAATGTGACATTTGCTTAAAATCTTTTACTAGCTCAAGTCACTTCAAATATCACCAAAAAACCCACATGGTTAATGTCTAA
- the LOC114122970 gene encoding zinc finger protein 235-like isoform X2, translating to MDTNHSLSTTRVNTMDNIKHDRSGNHGSLINNLSHMPTFGLPASAYELNSSSRLTIRFDREMFNSSLFESEIEISPAFRFNRNDLFRPSHHRSSTLLNGQFCTPKEIVQNLDTKKHLHEFGSKKTEVKAKLFKCDVCKKSFSSSGGLTVHYRTHTGNKPFKCDLCNKTFSNSSHYNYHMRVHSGDKPFKCHVCNKEYSCANGILYHQRTHHFLQDTKPLKCDVCDKLFSSIGGLTVHYRSHTGDRPFKCEVCFKTFTSSSHCKYHQKTHSQLITKKTLKCDVCNKLFSSSGGLVVHYRMHTGDRPFKCEVCFKSFTSSSHFKYHQKSHVISNDKKTLKCDVCDKLFSSAGGLVVHYRTHTGHRPFKCDICLKSFTSSSHFKYHQKTHMVNV from the exons ATGGATACCAATCATTCATTGTCAACAACGCGGGTCAATACCATGGACAACATCAAACATGATCGTTCTGGAAACCATGGGTCCCTGATTAACAATTTaag TCATATGCCAACATTTGGTCTACCAGCTAGTGCCTATGAATTAAATTCCAGTTCAAGATTAACTATAAGATTTGATAGAGAAATGTTCAACAGTAGTCTATTTGAGAGTGAAATAGAAATCAGTCCTGCATTTCGATTTAATAGAAATGATTTATTCAGACCTTCCCa TCATAGAAGTAGCACATTATTAAATGGACAATTCTGTACACCCAAAgaaatagttcaaaatttaGATACAAAAAAGCATTTACATGAGTTTGGGTCGAAAAAAACTGAGGTCAAAGCCAAACTGTTTAAATGTGATGTGTGCAAAAAATCATTCTCTAGTTCTGGTGGATTGACTGTCCATTACAGAACACATACAGGTAACAAACCTTTCAAGTgtgatttatgtaataaaacttTCTCAAATTCAAGTCATTACAATTACCACATGCGTGTACATTCAGGAGATAAACCATTTAAATGTCATGTGTGCAACAAAGAATATTCTTGTGCTAATGGTATCTTATACCATCAGAGAACCCATCACTTTTTACAAGATACTAAACCGTTAAAATGTGATGTATGTGACAAACTGTTCTCCAGCATTGGTGGTCTGACTGTTCACTATCGCTCTCATACTGGTGACCGCCCATTTAAGTGTGAAGtgtgttttaaaacatttactaGTTCCAGTCACTGCAAGTATCATCAGAAGACTCATTCACAgttgattacaaaaaaaacctTGAAATGTGATGTTTGTAACAAATTGTTCTCCAGTTCAGGTGGCCTTGTAGTTCATTACAGAATGCATACTGGTGATCGTCCATTCAAGTGTGAAGTTTGTTTCAAATCATTTACGAGTTCCAGTCATTTCAAGTATCACCAAAAATCGCATGTGAtttcaaatgataaaaaaacattgaagtgTGATGTAtgcgataaattattttctagtgCTGGTGGTCTAGTCGTTCATTATCGTACACATACTGGTCACAGACCATTCAAATGTGACATTTGCTTAAAATCTTTTACTAGCTCAAGTCACTTCAAATATCACCAAAAAACCCACATGGTTAATGTCTAA